A stretch of the Candidatus Methylomirabilota bacterium genome encodes the following:
- the dctP gene encoding TRAP transporter substrate-binding protein DctP, which translates to MTTDRDATTPSPTSRRRLLQTAAIAAGATAGLGFPAVVRSQAPIKWRVQTAAYAGTAGYTQFQKYCANIKELSEGKLQFQPFPPDAVVGTFEMFNAVKGGVLDAMHCFTTYWAGTMPVAAFLSSYPLGLDRPDQWETWFYELGGLQIARKAFRAQNMYYVGPVQHDLNIIHSKVPIRSFEEFKGKRIRFPGGMVGEIFTQAGVSTVLLTGGEVYGALERGVIDAADFVGPAVNYNLRFGVVAKYIIMGPPSTPCLHQPVDLMDVTVNMARWTALPKHLQEVVTAATRQHSWDHYAYIQKENISAWEKYKTDGVQVIRLSEEDVQKFRRFAIPLWFKWAKKDPLTREAFASQLAFMRTVNVGYVPDSMLVDVDGKTKLTL; encoded by the coding sequence ATGACTACCGACCGCGACGCGACCACGCCGTCGCCCACCTCCCGCCGACGCCTGCTGCAGACCGCGGCCATCGCCGCCGGGGCCACCGCCGGCCTGGGCTTCCCCGCGGTGGTGCGCTCGCAGGCGCCGATCAAGTGGCGCGTGCAGACCGCGGCCTATGCCGGAACGGCCGGATACACGCAGTTCCAGAAATACTGCGCGAACATCAAGGAGCTGTCCGAGGGCAAGCTGCAGTTCCAGCCGTTCCCGCCGGACGCGGTCGTGGGCACCTTCGAGATGTTCAACGCGGTGAAGGGCGGCGTGCTGGACGCCATGCACTGCTTCACCACCTACTGGGCGGGCACGATGCCGGTCGCCGCGTTCCTGTCCTCGTATCCCCTGGGCCTGGACCGGCCGGATCAGTGGGAGACCTGGTTCTACGAGCTGGGAGGTTTGCAGATCGCACGCAAGGCCTTCCGCGCGCAGAACATGTACTACGTGGGCCCCGTCCAGCACGACCTGAACATCATCCACTCGAAGGTGCCGATCCGCTCCTTCGAGGAGTTCAAGGGCAAGCGCATCCGCTTCCCGGGGGGAATGGTCGGCGAGATCTTCACGCAGGCCGGTGTCTCCACGGTGCTCCTGACCGGCGGCGAGGTGTACGGCGCCCTGGAGCGCGGCGTCATCGACGCGGCCGACTTCGTCGGCCCGGCCGTCAACTACAATCTCAGATTCGGCGTGGTCGCCAAGTACATCATCATGGGGCCGCCCTCGACGCCGTGTCTCCACCAGCCGGTCGACCTCATGGATGTGACCGTCAACATGGCCCGGTGGACCGCGCTCCCGAAGCACCTGCAGGAGGTGGTGACCGCGGCCACCCGGCAGCACTCGTGGGATCACTACGCCTACATTCAGAAGGAGAACATCTCGGCCTGGGAGAAGTACAAGACCGACGGCGTGCAGGTGATTCGGCTCTCCGAGGAGGACGTGCAGAAGTTCCGGCGGTTCGCCATCCCGCTCTGGTTCAAGTGGGCCAAGAAGGACCCGCTGACCCGGGAGGCGTTCGCCTCGCAGCTCGCCTTCATGCGCACGGTCAACGTCGGCTACGTCCCGGATTCGATGCTGGTCGATGTCGACGGCAAGACCAAGCTCACGCTCTGA
- a CDS encoding amidase: MVDLHELSLIELSRLIAARKLSPVELADALIARAEALDGQLRSFITPTFELARRQARQAEAEIAAGRPRGHLHGIPFGLKDIYDTAGILTSAHSRVFIDRIPTEDATATAKLYEAGAVLLGKLATHEMAHAGPSFDLPWPPARNPWNPAHFTGGSSTGSGAAVAAGLVPVALGSDTGGSIRGPASHCGVVGLMPTFGLVSRAGVVTNSYTFDHCGPLTRSVADAALVLQALAGYDARDAGSLNRPIPRYDEALGPDLRGLRIGVLRHHWEADIPASDDVRGAMEAALEVLRRLGATLEDCRVRPLAAYYDVKIIIAETEIFSVHQANLVARPGDFGADFRTRALPAVLFTANDYVQATREHRRMMAEMEPLYGRFDAFVTAGLGEAPRLADYRSVSFWQKPSALTAWNVTGQPVLALPNGFGRNALPLGMQILGRPFEEPTILRIGHAYEQATEWHRRRPALVAGAEAPPVTPPPVLSVTEPADAATRDLCATAARRAGLRLDDLMLAQLLEGAPYALGMVERLRRDHGLHHEPANVFSFPPSRLG; the protein is encoded by the coding sequence GTGGTCGATCTGCACGAGCTCTCGCTCATCGAGCTGTCCCGGCTGATCGCGGCCCGGAAGCTGTCTCCGGTGGAGCTGGCCGACGCGCTGATCGCGCGCGCGGAGGCCCTGGACGGCCAGCTCCGCTCGTTCATCACGCCCACGTTCGAGCTGGCCCGGCGCCAGGCGCGCCAGGCCGAGGCCGAGATCGCGGCGGGCCGCCCACGCGGGCATCTCCACGGCATCCCCTTCGGGCTCAAGGACATCTACGACACCGCGGGCATCCTCACGTCGGCGCACTCGCGAGTGTTCATCGATCGCATTCCGACCGAGGACGCGACCGCCACCGCGAAGCTCTACGAGGCGGGCGCGGTGCTGCTCGGCAAGCTCGCCACCCACGAGATGGCCCACGCCGGGCCGTCGTTCGACCTGCCGTGGCCGCCCGCGCGCAATCCCTGGAACCCGGCCCACTTCACGGGCGGCTCCTCCACCGGCTCGGGCGCCGCCGTCGCGGCCGGGCTGGTGCCGGTCGCCCTGGGCTCGGACACCGGCGGCTCGATCCGCGGACCGGCCTCGCACTGCGGCGTGGTCGGGCTCATGCCCACGTTCGGCCTGGTGAGCCGCGCGGGGGTCGTCACCAACTCGTACACGTTCGACCACTGCGGCCCCCTCACCCGCTCCGTCGCGGACGCCGCCCTCGTGCTGCAGGCCCTGGCCGGCTACGACGCGAGGGATGCGGGCAGCCTGAATCGTCCGATCCCCCGCTACGACGAGGCGCTGGGACCGGACCTGCGCGGGCTCCGGATCGGCGTGCTCCGTCACCACTGGGAGGCCGACATCCCCGCCTCGGACGACGTCCGCGGGGCGATGGAGGCCGCGCTCGAGGTGCTGCGCCGGCTCGGCGCCACGCTCGAGGACTGCCGCGTGAGGCCACTCGCCGCGTACTACGACGTCAAGATCATCATCGCGGAGACCGAGATCTTCAGCGTGCACCAGGCCAACCTGGTCGCGCGCCCCGGCGACTTCGGCGCCGACTTCCGCACCCGCGCGCTCCCCGCCGTGCTCTTCACCGCCAACGACTACGTGCAGGCCACCCGCGAGCACCGGCGGATGATGGCGGAGATGGAGCCGCTCTACGGTCGGTTCGACGCCTTCGTGACCGCCGGGCTGGGCGAGGCTCCCCGTCTCGCCGACTATCGCAGCGTCTCGTTCTGGCAGAAGCCGAGCGCGCTCACCGCCTGGAACGTCACCGGCCAGCCGGTGCTCGCCCTGCCCAACGGCTTCGGGCGCAACGCCCTGCCGCTGGGCATGCAGATCCTCGGACGGCCGTTCGAGGAGCCGACCATTCTGCGCATCGGTCACGCCTACGAGCAGGCCACCGAGTGGCACCGTCGCCGGCCCGCTTTGGTGGCCGGCGCCGAGGCGCCCCCGGTCACGCCGCCGCCCGTGCTCTCGGTGACCGAGCCCGCCGACGCGGCCACGCGCGACCTCTGCGCGACCGCGGCCCGACGCGCCGGTCTGCGACTCGACGACCTGATGCTCGCGCAGCTCCTGGAAGGCGCGCCCTACGCGCTCGGCATGGTCGAGCGGCTCCGGCGGGATCACGGCCTGCACCACGAGCCCGCGAACGTCTTCAGCTTCCCCCCGTCACGCCTCGGCTAG